AGCGCCGCGAGCACCTCCGCGCGCAGTGCGTCGTCTTCGAAGGCGTATCCGTACGCGCCCAGCGCTTGATCGAGCACCCCCTCCCAGGAAGCGGCGGAGAGCGGATCGAGCAGGAGAATGCCCCGGGCGATGGTCGACCCGAGGCGCCCGAGCCCGAGGACGGTGTCGAGGAGATCCCGTCGGATGCCCAGGACGATCTTCAGTCCGACCTGCGCGCGCTCACCGAGCAGGGATAGCGCCTCGATGAAGTGCGCCCGCCCGCCCTCGTCTGCCAGAGTCACGAGCTCCTCACTCTGATCGACGAACAGCACCACGCCTTCGTCGCGGGCCGAGACGGCGGCGCACAGGCGCTCGACGACCTCGAGCGGCTCGCCCGACGCGTCGACGCCCAGGCTCGCGAGTGCAGCGGAGAACGCGACTCGCGGGCGGGCCCCAGGTTCCATCACGACGGTGCGCCACCTCGTAGGCCAGGGGCCGAGGCTCCCCTCCCCGACAGCGGGGAGCACGCCTGCCCGGCCAAGGCTGCTCTTTCCACTTCCGGACGCCCCCACGAGGGCGACGAGCCCTCGGGACCGCAGCATGTCGATCGCGCGAGCCACCTCGGTCGTTCGCCCGAAGTAGACCGCCCGGTCTTGACCCTCGAAGCGTCCGAGGCCGCGAAAGGGGCCGAGGTCTTCGTCCGGGAGCGAGCTCGGGGCGGCGCCCATCGCGAGGCGTGCCGCGTGCAGCATCGAGGCGACCCCCTCGGCGGACGCGGGGCGGCGCGCAGGGTCGGGATCGAGCAGGGCGTCGATCGTGCGCGCGAGCAGCGGAGGGACCGTCCCATCGAGGAGAGCACAGACGGCGGGCGCGCGTGTCCCTCCAGCACTTGGGCGTCCAGGCCCTCGCCGCCGCCCGCCGCGGCTGGGAGGCGCCCGGTCGTGCACTCGAAGAGCAGCGCACCCAAGCTGTAGAGATCGCTCGACGGCGTGGCGGGGGACTGGCCGCGCGCGACCGCTGGATCGACGTACCCCAAGGTGCCGGAGACGTGGCGTATCGCCGCTACGTCGGCGAGGGCCGCGCTCAGCGCCGCGGAGGGCGCGAGCGGCAAGTCGTCGAGCTCGATGACGTCAGGACCCGCTCGCGGAAACGCGTCGGCGGCGGAGATGCCGAAGTCGATCAGCTTGTGCAGGCCGCCCGCCTCGACCACGTTCGCGGGCTTGACGTCGCGGTGCACGAGGCTCGCTCGATGAACGGCCGCGAGCGCCGAAGCGATCGAGATGCCAATCGTGACCACTTCCTGCGCGCCGAGCCGACCCTCGGCGGCGAGCCGAGCGTCGAGCGACGTCCCCGCAACGTATTCCATCGCGAGGCCCATGACACCGAGCGTGCTGTCGGTCGGCAGCGCATAAAAGCGCACGATGTTCGGGTGCTCGACGCGACACAGCGCCTGGGCCTCCTGAAGAATCTGCAGGCGCTGCTCGGACGCCTGACTCGAGTCCGTAAGGGCGAAGAGCTTCACGGCCGCCAGACGAAGCTCGACCTCGCCGTGGGTCTCGGCGGCGAGCCACACGGGGGCGAACCCTCCGCTGCCCAGCGTACGGATGAGGCGAAAGGGGCCCAGAGTCCTGGTGGCGTCCGGACGCTCGAACAAGGCTCTCAGCGCGCGCGGGATCGCCATCGGGGCCCGAAACTTACCCTGTTCGACCGCTCGCGCAGCCGATTTCTTGACGGCCGCGCCGCACGAAGGCTGGTCGTGGGCCTACGTCGCTGCTAGGTTTTCGCGGATGATCAATCCCACCATCGAGATTCGCGGGACACGCGCGCACCGACAACGACGCCTCGCCGGCGCGCCGGGGGCGGGGTCCCTCGCAAGGTCGGGCGGTGTCGCGGAGACGGTCGTCCGCCTGTCACTTCTCGCGGCCGTCTCGGTGGCGATGCCCGCGTGCAACTCTAGCGAACAACCTCCTTCCACGGCCGCGGACGCCAGTGTGGGTGCGATCCTCCCGCTCGACCCTGCGGGGGTGCACTACGGCAAGTCGTACGCCGAGTGGCAGACCGAGTGGTATCGCTGGTTCTTCGGCGCGCCGGGGTCGACGCATCCTATTCTGGACGCGACCGGAGTGAACTGCGCCGTCCACCAGAACGCCGCGTCTCCCATCTTCTTCCTTGGGGGCACCTTCGGCGGCAAGGCCTCGCGAAAGTGCCGAATCCCCAAGGGGAAGGCGCTCTTTTTTCCCATTCTCAACGCGGGCGCCGACAACGGCGGCGTGCCGGCAGGGGAGATCCTCACGGAGGCGCAGCTCCTCGCCACGGTGAAAGACCCTTTCAAGGACGCGACGGTGACCGCGTCTATCGATGGCAAAGATATCCCGGACCTCGCGCGTTATCTCGTGCCCGCGACACGCTTCAACTACACCGTCCCGCCGGGAGACAACCTCTACACGACCAATGGCGTGTCCGGTGTGTCCGGGGTCATCGACCCTGTATTCGCCACGGGCTACTACCTGCTCCTGCCCCCGCTGTCGGCAGGGGTTCATCAGCTCAAGTTCCTCGGAAAAATGGTGACCTCGGGGCAACCCTTTGTGACGGACGTCTCGTACGAGCTGTCGGTCGATTGAGCGCTGGCCTCCGGGCGAATCCTCCGCTCGAGCCGGGGCTACTGTGCGCGCATGATCCCGACCTCTTCGGGCGTGAGGGCGGCGCAGCATCGAAAGCCCGTCTGCGGGTCGCGCGTCTCCCTCGGCACCGACGCGAACGCGATGCAGGAGCTCCCGCTGCTCGTGTCCGCGTAGGAGCCTCCTCGCGTGTGGCATCGGGAGGGGGCTCCCGGGTCGCCCACCGAACAGAGGTCGATCCACTCGCGCACGTTGCCTGAGAGATCGACCGGATAGTCGGCTCTCGGCCTGCACGAAGGGCTCGTGCCGGTCGTCGACGGCCCGCACTGCGTTGCCATGGCCGGGTCCACGCGACACCCCGCGCCGCCGTCGCCGGTCTGCCCCGCGTTGCACTCGCCGGGCGCGTCGCCGGGCGTGGGGAACGAGAGTTTGTCCCCGAGCGAACAGGCTAGGCGCCACTCGTCCTTCTCCTCGCGTGGCACGAGGGTCACGTCGAACGAGTCTCCGAAGCAGAGCCGGCGTCCGTAGGAAGTGCAGTAGGCCAACGCGTCGCACCAATCGACGCAGCGGACGGGCTTTCGCCCATTCAGGGGATCAACCTCGTTCTTCGGAATCGACGCGACGCACGCGTCCTCGGGAGCGACGCCAGGTCGCGAGAGTTCCTTCTTCCAGCTGCACGCCGGCGGGAGCGGTGTCTTGGCGAGGTCGGGGGCCTTGGTCTTGAGCCACTCCTGGTACCGGCCGACGGTCACTTCTTCGTCGTCCATCCACACGCAGGTGTCGTCCGCGAAGAGGATGAGGTCGAGCAGGGCGCCGTCCTCTCCCGGCTTGCTCCGCTTGCCGAGTCGGTCGCAGCGGTGGACAGGAGTCGCGATCGGAGCGCGCTCCGGCAGCTCGTCGAGTCCGGCGATGAGCGGACAGCCCGTCACGGCGAGAGTCAGCGCGAGCAGCGGCAGCGCTGACCACCGGCAACCACTGGGGCGCACCATGGGGAGCAGGCTACTCTAGGACCCACGCGCGGGCACGCCCTTCGGTCGCGGCCGGAGCTCGGGGCGGCCAAGTAGCCCGGTTCACGCAGGCGCAACGCCCGCTCGCATCGCCTTTCGAGGAGTGGAGCTCACGCGGACGCGAGCTCGTCGAGCCGCGCGCGCGCCGACCAAACGGCGCGCGCGCTCACCCATCAGCGCTCAGCCCTTCAGATGAACGCGCACCGGCTTCACGTCCCAGATCTCGGAGGCGTACTGGTGGATCGTACGGTCGGACGAAAAACGGCCTGAGCTCGCGATGTTACGAACCGCCTTCGCCTGCCACGAGGCCTGGTCGGCGAAGGCCGACGACACGCGCTGCTGGCACATGGCGTAGTCCTCGAAGTCGGCGAGCACCATGTACTCGTCGTGCCCGAGGAGGCCGTCGGTGAGGGGGCGGAACACGGCCGGATCGTCGCCGCTGAAGAACCCCGACGAGATGAGGTCGAGCACCTCGCGCACGCGGGGGTTCTCCTCGTAGATGCGCCGCGGGTTGTAGTCCTTCTTCACCTCGGCCACCTGGTCGACCGTGAGGCCGAAGAGGAAGAAGTTCTCCGCGCCCACGGCCTCGAGGATCTCCACGTTGGCGCCGTCGAGCGTGCCTATCGTGAGCGCGCCGTTCATCATCAGCTTCATGTTGCCGGTGCCGGACGCCTCCTTTCCGGCGGTGGAGATCTGCTCGGAGAGATCCGAAGCGGGGATGACGCGCTCCGCGAGTGACACCTTGTAGTTCGGGAGGAACGACACGCGCAGGCGGCCGTGCAGATCGAGATCGCCGTTCACCACGTCGCCGATCGCGCCGATGAGCTTGATGATGAGCTTCGCCGTGCGGTAGCCGGGCGCCGCCTTCGCGCCGAAGAGCACCGTGCGCGGCACCTCCAGCGTCTTCGGATCGCGCTTCGCGTCGAGGTAGAGCCGCACCACGTGGAGCGCGTTCAGGAGCTGCCGCTTGTACTCGTGCAGGCGCTTGATCTGCACGTCGAACAGCGAGTCGGGGTCGAAGCGCAGGCCGAGCTTCTGGTGCACGTGCGCGGCGAAATCGACCTTGTTGGCGCGCTTGATGGCGCGCACGCGCTCGACGAACCCCGCGTCGGTCGCGAGCGGGTTCAGGCGCTCGAGCTCGTCGAGGTTCGTGAGCCACCCGTCGCCGATCGCCTCGGAGATGAGCGCCGAGAGCGCCGGGTTGCAGTGGTGGAGCCACCGACGCGGCGTGACGCCGTTCGTCTTGTTGGAGAACTTCTCGGGCGAGATCTCGGCGAAGTCCTTCAGCACGTCGCGCTTCAGGAGCTGCGTGTGCAGGGCCGCCACGCCGTTGACCGCGTGCGAGCCCACCACCGCGAGGTGCGCCATGTGCACGTGCTTCTCGGCGCCCTCTTCGATGATCGACATGCGCGCGAGCCGCGCGTCGTCGCCCGGGAAGCGGAGCTGCACCGAGCGCAGGAAGCGGCGGTTGATCTCGTAGATGATCTGCAGGTGCCGCGGGAGCAGGCGCTCGAACATGGCGACGGGCCAGCGCTCGAGGGCCTCCGACAGCAGCGTGTGGTTCGTGTAGCCGAGGGTGTTGACCGTGATCTCCCAGGCGTGATCCCACGGCACGTGGTGGAGATCGACGAGCACGCGCACCAGCTCGGCGACGGCGATCGCCGGGTGCGTGTCGTTCAGCTGGATGGCGTTCTTTTCGGAGAACTGATCGAACGACTCGTGGGTCTTTTTGTAGCGGCGCACGATGTCGGAGATGGCGCACGCGACGAAGAAGTACTCCTGCTTCAGGCGCAAATCGCGGCCGGCCTGGTTGTGGTCGTTCGGGTAGAGCACCTTGCTGATGATCTCGCTCTCGTTCTTGTCCTCGACCGCGCGCACGTAGTCGCCGTCGTTGAAGACCTGGAGATCGAAGTCGTTGCTCGATCGCGCCTGCCACAGGCGCAGGGTGTTCACCGTGTCGTTGCGGTAGCCCGCGATCGGGGTGTCGAAGGGCACGCCGAGGACGCGCTGCGTGTCGACCCAGGTCGCGATGAGCATGCCTCGCTCGTTCACGGTCTGCACGACGCGGCCGCCGAAGTGCACGGTGACGGCGTACTCGGGGCGCACGTGCTCCCACGGGTTGCCGAAGCGCAGCCACTCGTCGGGGCGCTCGACCTGCCAGCCGTTCTTGATGACCTGCTCGAAGATGCCGAACTCGTAGCGGATGCCGTAGCCGTAGCCGGGCAGCCCGATGGTGGCCATCGAGTCGAGGAAGCACGCGGCGAGGCGCCCGAGGCCGCCGTTGCCGAGCCCCGCGTCGGGCTCCTCTTCGAGCACGTCGGCGAGGTGCAGCCCCGACTCCTCGAGGATCTCGAGGGCCTTGTCGTAGAGATCGAGCGCGTGCAGGTTGTTCGAGAGCGCGCGCCCGAGCAGAAACTCGGCCGAGAGGTAGTAGACCCGCTTCGCGTCCTCGCGCGCGTAGGTCTCTTGGGTCTGCGCCCAGCGGTACGACAGGCGGTCGCGCACCGTGAGCGCGAGCGCGAAGAAGCGATCGAGGCCCGTGGCGGAGTGCGTGCGCTTGCCGAGCGAGAAGTTCAGGTGGTCCAGGAACGCGCGCTTCAGCGTGACCGGGTCCATGCCGGTGCGGTCGTCCTCGACGACGATGGCGGGGGCGGCGGCGGGCGCGCGGGGATCGGTAGTTTGGGCCATGGCGCAGCGTAACGCGCGCCCCGCGGCGTGTATACGCGCCTGCTTTTTAACTCAGTTACGTGAACTTACAGGTACCGAAGGCGGGCTGGGCTACGGCTGGTCGAGCACCTGGCCGAGCCGCCGGAGCGCCTCGTCGAGCCGGTCGTCGGGCAGCCCCCACGCGACCCGGAGGCCGTCAGGGACACCGAAGAACGCGCCGGGCACGGCGAGCACGTTGCGCTCGCGTTGGCCTCGCTCGAGGCGGGCGCGCATGGTCTCGGCGCCCGCGGGGCGCGGCTTGTTCAGCGTGGCGAAGCCGAAGAGGCCGTGCTCCGGCGCGCTCCACGAGAGATCGGTCCGCTTCGCCATCCACGAGGCGACGCGGTCGCGCTTCTTCGCGAGGTCGACGGTGGCGCGGGCGGTGAGGGTCTCGAGGTGGCGGAACAGGTGCGCGCCGCGGGCCGCGTGGCCCACCGAGAGGTGCCCGACCGTGGTCATGAGGTGCGCGCGGCAGGCGTCGGCCACGGTGCCGCTCGCGACCACCCAGCCGATGCGGTGCGGCCCCGCGCCCCAGCACTTCGTGAGGCTCGACACGCACACCACGTTGGCCCCGAGCTGCGAGGCCGACGTCGACGCGATGCCGAGGGAGCGCGACGCGAACGGCGCGTACACCTCGTCCACCAGGAGCGGCACGCCGCGCTCGGCGCAGAGAGTCGCGAGATCGCCCAGCACCTCGAGCGGCGTGTGCACGCCCGTGGGGTTGTGGAGGTTCGACACGACCACGAGCTTGGTGCGGTCGGTCATCTTCGCGGCGACCTGGTTCGGCTCCAGCAGGTAGCGAGCCTCGGGGCGGCGAAGGAACGGCACCACGCGGGCGCCGAGGAGCTCGGGCACGGCGACGAGGGGCTCGTACGCGGGGGTCTCGACGAGGACCTCGTCGCCCGCGTTGAC
This genomic window from Myxococcales bacterium contains:
- a CDS encoding glycogen/starch/alpha-glucan phosphorylase, translating into MAQTTDPRAPAAAPAIVVEDDRTGMDPVTLKRAFLDHLNFSLGKRTHSATGLDRFFALALTVRDRLSYRWAQTQETYAREDAKRVYYLSAEFLLGRALSNNLHALDLYDKALEILEESGLHLADVLEEEPDAGLGNGGLGRLAACFLDSMATIGLPGYGYGIRYEFGIFEQVIKNGWQVERPDEWLRFGNPWEHVRPEYAVTVHFGGRVVQTVNERGMLIATWVDTQRVLGVPFDTPIAGYRNDTVNTLRLWQARSSNDFDLQVFNDGDYVRAVEDKNESEIISKVLYPNDHNQAGRDLRLKQEYFFVACAISDIVRRYKKTHESFDQFSEKNAIQLNDTHPAIAVAELVRVLVDLHHVPWDHAWEITVNTLGYTNHTLLSEALERWPVAMFERLLPRHLQIIYEINRRFLRSVQLRFPGDDARLARMSIIEEGAEKHVHMAHLAVVGSHAVNGVAALHTQLLKRDVLKDFAEISPEKFSNKTNGVTPRRWLHHCNPALSALISEAIGDGWLTNLDELERLNPLATDAGFVERVRAIKRANKVDFAAHVHQKLGLRFDPDSLFDVQIKRLHEYKRQLLNALHVVRLYLDAKRDPKTLEVPRTVLFGAKAAPGYRTAKLIIKLIGAIGDVVNGDLDLHGRLRVSFLPNYKVSLAERVIPASDLSEQISTAGKEASGTGNMKLMMNGALTIGTLDGANVEILEAVGAENFFLFGLTVDQVAEVKKDYNPRRIYEENPRVREVLDLISSGFFSGDDPAVFRPLTDGLLGHDEYMVLADFEDYAMCQQRVSSAFADQASWQAKAVRNIASSGRFSSDRTIHQYASEIWDVKPVRVHLKG
- a CDS encoding protein kinase, whose product is MAIPRALRALFERPDATRTLGPFRLIRTLGSGGFAPVWLAAETHGEVELRLAAVKLFALTDSSQASEQRLQILQEAQALCRVEHPNIVRFYALPTDSTLGVMGLAMEYVAGTSLDARLAAEGRLGAQEVVTIGISIASALAAVHRASLVHRDVKPANVVEAGGLHKLIDFGISAADAFPRAGPDVIELDDLPLAPSAALSAALADVAAIRHVSGTLGYVDPAVARGQSPATPSSDLYSLGALLFECTTGRLPAAAGGGEGLDAQVLEGHARPPSVLSSMGRSLRCSRARSTPCSIPTLRAAPRPPRGSPRCCTRHASRWAPPRARSRTKTSAPFAASDASRVKTGRSTSGERPRWLARSTCCGPEGSSPSWGRPEVERAALAGQACSPLSGRGASAPGLRGGAPS
- a CDS encoding pyridoxal phosphate-dependent aminotransferase; translated protein: MIRRTHYLHWAFEHVGRAELDLASSGVASFGERELPPIDSPVDSRAYAWLVEAIAAANQVPEACVVPTLGTSHALFVAMSALVNAGDEVLVETPAYEPLVAVPELLGARVVPFLRRPEARYLLEPNQVAAKMTDRTKLVVVSNLHNPTGVHTPLEVLGDLATLCAERGVPLLVDEVYAPFASRSLGIASTSASQLGANVVCVSSLTKCWGAGPHRIGWVVASGTVADACRAHLMTTVGHLSVGHAARGAHLFRHLETLTARATVDLAKKRDRVASWMAKRTDLSWSAPEHGLFGFATLNKPRPAGAETMRARLERGQRERNVLAVPGAFFGVPDGLRVAWGLPDDRLDEALRRLGQVLDQP
- a CDS encoding SUMF1/EgtB/PvdO family nonheme iron enzyme, producing MVRPSGCRWSALPLLALTLAVTGCPLIAGLDELPERAPIATPVHRCDRLGKRSKPGEDGALLDLILFADDTCVWMDDEEVTVGRYQEWLKTKAPDLAKTPLPPACSWKKELSRPGVAPEDACVASIPKNEVDPLNGRKPVRCVDWCDALAYCTSYGRRLCFGDSFDVTLVPREEKDEWRLACSLGDKLSFPTPGDAPGECNAGQTGDGGAGCRVDPAMATQCGPSTTGTSPSCRPRADYPVDLSGNVREWIDLCSVGDPGAPSRCHTRGGSYADTSSGSSCIAFASVPRETRDPQTGFRCCAALTPEEVGIMRAQ